A region from the Lolium perenne isolate Kyuss_39 chromosome 4, Kyuss_2.0, whole genome shotgun sequence genome encodes:
- the LOC127293264 gene encoding UDP-glycosyltransferase 91B1-like, whose translation MDAVGSSPLHIVIFPWLAMGHLLPCLQLAERLAARGHRMSFVSTPRNLARLPPVRPALAPLVDLVALPLPQVAGLPDGAESTGDVPSDKFDLHREAFDGLAGPFAVFLDAACADAGRKPDWVVVDYSHHWVAAAAHDRQVPCVMFLPCAAAIAAMAGAPPESRVEERQAIAKSLGAAPKFEAELAATEFAAEEGALGLSIMSRYFMTLKISKLFAVRSCSELEPDAIPLLAGLYGKPIVPLGLLLPPTKPDGDCDREAGKNAEDDAIMRWLDAQPAKSVVYVALGSEAPVRAELLRELAHGLELAGTRFLWALRTPVGVHGDSIVPEGFRERTGQLGLVAARWVPQMSILAHGAVGAFLTHCGWGSVLEGLQFGHPLIMLPIAGDQGPNARLMEERKVGVLVPRNDNDGSFSRDDVAGAVRAVVDSRVFVAGAKKLQEIVASRQCHEKYIDGFIHHLRTSK comes from the coding sequence ATGGACGCCGTCGGGTCTTCACCGCTGCACATTGTCATCTTCCCGTGGCTCGCCATGGGCCACCTGCTCCCCTGCCTCCAGCTCGCCGAGCGCCTGGCCGCACGGGGCCACCGCATGTCCTTCGTCTCCACCCCGCGCAACCTAGCCCGCCTCCCGCCGGTCCGTCCCGCGCTGGCGCCGCTCGTCGACCTCGTCGCGCTTCCGCTTCCGCAGGTCGCGGGCCTCCCGGACGGCGCCGAGTCCACGGGCGACGTCCCGTCCGACAAGTTCGACCTCCACAGGGAGGCGTTCGACGGACTCGCCGGGCCTTTCGCCGTGTTCCTCGACGCCGCGTGTGCCGACGCCGGCAGGAAGCCCGACTGGGTCGTGGTCGACTACTCGCACCACTGGGTCGCCGCTGCCGCCCACGACCGCCAGGTGCCGTGCGTCATGTTCCTTCCGTGCGCCGCGGCCATCGCGGCTATGGCCGGCGCGCCCCCGGAGTCCCGCGTGGAAGAACGACAGGCGATCGCCAAGTCCTTGGGCGCGGCGCCGAAGTTCGAGGCGGAGCTGGCCGCCACGGAGTTCGCGGCGGAAGAGGGCGCCTTGGGGTTGTCCATCATGAGCCGCTACTTCATGACGCTGAAGATCTCCAAGCTCTTCGCCGTGCGGAGCTGCTCCGAGCTGGAGCCCGACGCGATCCCACTCCTGGCTGGGCTCTACGGCAAACCGATCGTCCCGCTCGGCCTGCTGCTTCCACCAACGAAGCCCGACGGAGATTGCGACCGAGAAGCCGGCAAGAACGCGGAGGACGACGCGATCATGCGGTGGCTCGACGCGCAGCCGGCCAAGTCGGTCGTCTACGTCGCCTTGGGGAGCGAGGCGCCGGTGCGCGCCGAGCTGCTCCGCGAGCTGGCACACGGGCTGGAGCTCGCCGGGACGCGTTTCCTCTGGGCCCTGAGGACGCCCGTCGGCGTTCACGGAGACAGCATCGTGCCAGAAGGCTTCCGGGAGCGCACTGGCCAGCTCGGGCTCGTGGCGGCACGGTGGGTTCCTCAGATGAGCATACTGGCGCACGGCGCCGTGGGCGCGTTCTTGACGCACTGCGGGTGGGGTTCGGTCCTGGAGGGGCTCCAGTTCGGGCACCCTCTCATCATGCTGCCCATCGCCGGCGACCAAGGCCCGAACGCGCGCCTCATGGAGGAGAGGAAGGTCGGGGTGCTAGTGCCGAGGAACGACAATGATGGGTCCTTTTCCCGGGACGATGTTGCCGGAGCTGTTCGGGCCGTCGTTGACAGTAGGGTGTTCGTCGCCGGTGCTAAGAAGTTGCAAGAGATCGTGGCCAGCAGGCAGTGCCACGAGAAGTACATCGATGGGTTTATTCACCACTTAAGAACTTCTAAGTAG